DNA sequence from the bacterium genome:
CCGCTGACGATCATCTCCACGTTGCCATCTGCCGGAGTGGGTGCCTTGCTGGCCTTGCTGCTGTGCCGCACCGAGCTGTCGTTGATTGCACTGATCGGCATCATCTTGCTGATCGGCATCGTCAAGAAAAACGCCATTCTGATGATCGACTTTGCTCTGGATGCCGAACGGCGCCTGGGCATGAGTCCGCGCGAGGCGATTCTGGAGGCCTGTGTGAAACGCTTCCGGCCGATCATGATGACCACGCTGGCGGCGCTGGTCGGCACGCTGCCGATCGCGCTGGGGATGGGGGCGGGCGCGGAGGCGCGCCGGCCGCTGGGCCTGTGCGTCGTGGGCGGGCTGCTCTTCTCGCAGCTGATCACGCTGTACGTGACGCCGGTGTTCTTCACCTACCTCGACCGCTTCCAGGAGCGGCTGGGCCGCGGGAGGGCGGGGATCAGTGC
Encoded proteins:
- a CDS encoding efflux RND transporter permease subunit, with amino-acid sequence PLTIISTLPSAGVGALLALLLCRTELSLIALIGIILLIGIVKKNAILMIDFALDAERRLGMSPREAILEACVKRFRPIMMTTLAALVGTLPIALGMGAGAEARRPLGLCVVGGLLFSQLITLYVTPVFFTYLDRFQERLGRGRAGISAGGAAAPG